A single window of Arvicola amphibius chromosome 15, mArvAmp1.2, whole genome shotgun sequence DNA harbors:
- the LOC119801718 gene encoding CKLF-like MARVEL transmembrane domain-containing protein 2B yields the protein MAEPAPPPAPGPPTAPGPASQNQPTDDVGTRKGFRRYKWEFKDSNKEFWIMGHAEVKILCLGCMIAGIKLFETVATHPILILLLTMEVSFFAFFIFLYSFALNRYILFVYWPITDLFNDLFACGFLIGGIVFALKARRTMPKAYVAAMILMGIAAFFSIVDLCLQRRHLKGKKIRKYALLAPDKNGKMPDPKLQAMLEAKEEEEALRKLLEISVLREGPQMVVIYRLRTTALAALATLRESSSRGKGEDRQGREEISREEPGVLSLKGRINKQCCSVRMTDFLISAVPNTGVSSTPLSWEFKEWNPQTRLSPQEVLYDYRQKA from the exons ATGGCCGAGCCTGCGCCTCCACCTGCACCTGGGCCTCCGACTGCACCTGGGCCTGCGTCACAAAATCAGCCCACGGATGATGTAGGCACAAGAAAAGGGTTTCGACGCTACAAGTGGGAATTCAAAGACAGCAATAAAGAGTTCTGGATAATGGGACACGCTGAGGTCAAGATCCTGTGTTTG GGTTGCATGATCGCTGGAATAAAACTCTTCGAAACAGTGGCCACACACCCCATCCTGATCCTGCTCCTCACTATGGAAGtgtccttctttgctttcttcatatTCCTCTACAGCTTCGCCCTTAACAGATACATACTCTTTGTCTACTGGCCTATCACT GACCTCTTCAACGATCTCTTCGCCTGCGGGTTCCTCATAGGCGGAATCGTCTTTGCTTTGAAGGCTAGAAGAACAATGCCAAAGGCCTACGTTGCAGCTATG ATCCTTATGGGAATTGCcgcatttttttctattgttgacCTATGTCTTCAAAGGAGACATCTCAAAGGCAAAAAGATCCGAAAGTATGCTCTGCTTGCTCCAGACAAGAATGGCAAAATGCCGGACCCAAAACTACAAGCAATGCTAGAGgccaaagaggaagaagaggcattgcga AAACTCCTGGAGATTTCGGTGCTGAGAGAAGGCCCCCAAATGGTCGTgatctacaggttgagaaccactgccctagctGCTCTAGCCACCCTGAGAGAATCTTCCtccagagggaaaggggaagacagacaaggaagggaggagatcaGTAGGGAGGAGCCTGGAGTCCTGAGCCTGAAAGGGAGGATTAACAAACAGTGCTGCTCAGTGCGCATGACAGACTTTCTCATCTCAGCTGTGCCCAACACAGGCGTTAGCTCCACTCCCTTGTCTTGGGAATTCAAAGAATGGAACCCACAGACAAGGCTGAGTCCCCAAGAGGTTTTGTACGATTATAGACAGAAGGCTTGA